A window of the Pyrodictium abyssi genome harbors these coding sequences:
- a CDS encoding thiolase family protein has translation MARDVYIVSAARTPIGRFGGSLSRLDAVELGAIAIRAALERGRVDPSSVEFVYMGHVIRAGTGQDTARQAALRAGIPAAVDAATVDMVCSSGMAAVINAAMMIRSGDADLVVAGGMESMSRAPFIVPADARWGIRHLIARRLELLDAMFHDGLYDPVAGLGMGQEADMVARRHGYTREMLDEVAAESHARAARAQRAGLFSGEIAPVDVEKNGRRISLDHDEGVRPDTSPEKLARLPPAFGPDGLHTAGNSSQLSDGAAALVLASERALDEYGLRPLARLTGYAWAATETWRFLEAPVYAVRRLLERTGTRLEDYDYIEVNEAFAVSLLLARDMLGAPLDRVNPLGGAIALGHPIGATGARIIVTLINALRSLGGERGIATLCHGLGGATAVALELA, from the coding sequence ATGGCCAGGGATGTCTACATCGTGTCAGCCGCCCGTACGCCCATAGGCAGGTTCGGGGGCAGCCTCTCCCGCCTAGACGCGGTAGAGCTAGGAGCCATCGCTATCCGCGCAGCCCTGGAGCGGGGCCGCGTGGACCCCTCGAGCGTGGAGTTCGTCTACATGGGCCACGTTATACGCGCTGGCACGGGCCAGGACACGGCGAGGCAGGCAGCGCTCCGCGCCGGGATACCGGCCGCCGTAGACGCCGCCACCGTGGACATGGTGTGCTCCTCCGGGATGGCTGCGGTGATCAACGCTGCTATGATGATACGCTCTGGGGACGCTGACCTGGTGGTAGCGGGCGGCATGGAGAGCATGTCGCGGGCGCCCTTCATCGTGCCCGCCGATGCCCGCTGGGGGATAAGGCACCTCATAGCCAGGCGGCTCGAGCTGCTAGACGCCATGTTCCACGACGGCCTCTACGACCCGGTAGCGGGGCTCGGGATGGGCCAGGAGGCGGACATGGTTGCGCGGAGGCACGGCTACACCCGGGAGATGCTCGACGAGGTGGCCGCGGAGAGCCACGCCCGCGCGGCCAGGGCGCAGCGCGCGGGCCTGTTCAGCGGCGAGATAGCGCCCGTGGACGTGGAGAAGAACGGGCGGCGTATCAGCCTCGACCACGACGAGGGAGTGAGGCCCGACACGAGCCCCGAGAAGCTCGCCCGCCTACCCCCAGCCTTCGGCCCCGACGGGCTACACACCGCCGGCAACAGCAGCCAGCTGAGCGACGGAGCCGCCGCCCTAGTGCTAGCCTCGGAGCGGGCCCTAGACGAGTACGGGCTCCGCCCCCTGGCCAGGCTGACAGGCTACGCCTGGGCCGCCACCGAGACCTGGAGGTTCCTAGAAGCACCGGTCTACGCGGTCCGCAGGCTCCTCGAGCGGACAGGGACACGGCTAGAGGACTACGACTACATAGAAGTCAACGAGGCCTTCGCGGTAAGCCTGCTCCTAGCCAGGGACATGCTCGGCGCCCCACTCGACCGGGTAAACCCCCTAGGCGGCGCGATAGCCCTAGGCCACCCCATAGGCGCGACCGGCGCCCGCATAATAGTGACGCTCATCAACGCGCTGAGAAGCCTGGGCGGAGAACGCGGGATAGCCACCCTCTGCCACGGCCTCGGCGGAGCCACAGCAGTAGCCCTAGAGCTCGCCTAG
- a CDS encoding transglutaminase-like domain-containing protein, with translation MPDFSPLGANRRARLRGVAGPYTAILILLLAASLSIAAYFYTKYVEAERLLAEKSPLAEKAEKLQRDYNALKESYQSLLAEYETLRGRYENATRELQAVEEKLRSLEKAYREALGERDRLEAQLEELQASYRDALQELEEAQTRLRELQAAQENLTRELASLQARYQSLLESYSNLTSEYRRLAELAEEARLQNRLYRLSELAEKLSQAAEEARTLIETSPELARGLAAFDPYERALAVLRWVSLDLAYTPPTAIYYVDTATQSLGNATGWLFPLELARRGAGDCQSLGLLVYALLAAARQPGEHVFLVGVPQSADTVGGAGWPPMGCYAALLVGAGGEAVLVDPMGWLNGAELEAAVSVYNGTTVLRLHLSPLQLGAEAKRSLAGASALSLELSGTVRPYPATRSGLQGLLESWTAWRNASTATVVVVGEGAALAASLEEAVDAILGAAGSQEAGAGFLAVELEGYVEQIAVYDKGPLPVFTVYTREIDEDQDAVEAYQVIVTRRGMRVLIPVNQLLDRLGPGEYTVIGWLGSARVFQATLVLGRDSAEIRDLVYVDEPRTGCSVLESVPGFDLYHALVCGVNTTSLEVLRSRVLGGGEPSPEWLVWRVLEYADSNFTYNYDRANAVYGTGFRTYTPLEMLSRGSGICVDYAVFEAAALLAGGLHEAYVVTIEWAEPPGHAVAAAPLGGTLLVLDQHLPPIEWQDYMEYVANSSSPVAEVNLYRVALLGNETVVTALLQTAPSLPDTYPEDRIDEKLAVDIVALVANATGMAPAEQLATVLPLWSAWKELRLPALQEVPGTPSPPIDAAYTPLLREQWAHWLAGHATDLLEKYYSSAVEAKGSFWLALERGDALSIRVYAVPGPVPPATVNTTATTLTIHVDVEDIPQVDPLRDFQVLLYTPDARLCAGVTPPGWRYTSIPYIEASRWTTEGGVVTIEVDLARLGSLISDCGQEEVYLAILFRGYPVYVYRLENPG, from the coding sequence TTGCCCGATTTCTCCCCGCTAGGCGCGAACCGTAGAGCCCGTCTCCGGGGCGTCGCCGGCCCCTACACAGCTATACTCATCCTCCTGCTAGCAGCCTCGCTAAGCATCGCCGCCTACTTCTACACAAAGTACGTCGAGGCCGAGAGGCTCCTCGCGGAGAAGAGCCCGCTAGCCGAGAAGGCGGAGAAGCTGCAGAGAGACTACAACGCTCTAAAGGAGAGCTACCAGAGCCTGCTTGCCGAGTACGAGACGCTACGCGGGCGCTACGAGAACGCCACCAGGGAGCTGCAAGCTGTAGAGGAGAAGCTGAGAAGCCTCGAGAAGGCGTACCGCGAGGCCCTAGGCGAGAGAGACAGGCTAGAGGCCCAGCTAGAGGAGCTACAGGCCAGCTATAGGGACGCTCTCCAGGAGCTAGAAGAGGCCCAGACAAGGCTCAGGGAGCTCCAGGCAGCCCAGGAGAACCTAACCAGGGAGCTGGCCAGCCTCCAGGCCAGGTACCAGAGCCTCCTAGAATCATACAGTAATCTCACCAGCGAGTATAGGAGGCTCGCCGAGCTCGCGGAGGAGGCTAGGCTACAGAACCGGCTCTACAGGCTCAGCGAGCTCGCCGAGAAGCTCAGCCAGGCAGCCGAGGAGGCAAGAACCCTGATAGAGACAAGCCCCGAGCTAGCCAGGGGCCTCGCAGCCTTCGATCCCTACGAGAGAGCGCTAGCCGTCCTCCGCTGGGTATCGCTCGACCTAGCCTACACGCCGCCCACAGCCATCTACTACGTGGACACCGCTACGCAGAGCCTGGGCAACGCTACCGGCTGGCTATTCCCCCTAGAGCTCGCCAGGCGCGGCGCCGGGGACTGCCAGAGCCTAGGCCTCCTCGTCTACGCCCTACTCGCCGCCGCGAGGCAGCCCGGCGAGCACGTATTCCTAGTCGGCGTCCCGCAGAGCGCCGACACCGTAGGGGGCGCCGGCTGGCCGCCAATGGGCTGCTACGCCGCCCTACTAGTCGGGGCAGGCGGCGAGGCCGTGCTCGTCGACCCGATGGGCTGGCTCAACGGCGCCGAGCTAGAAGCCGCCGTGAGCGTCTACAACGGCACCACGGTGCTCCGCCTCCACCTCAGCCCCCTACAGCTCGGCGCCGAGGCCAAGAGGAGCCTAGCAGGCGCTAGCGCCCTCTCGCTGGAGTTGAGCGGCACCGTGAGACCCTACCCGGCTACCCGTAGCGGGCTACAGGGGCTGCTAGAAAGCTGGACGGCATGGCGCAACGCGTCCACAGCCACGGTGGTCGTTGTCGGCGAGGGAGCCGCGCTCGCCGCAAGCCTAGAGGAGGCGGTAGACGCCATACTCGGGGCCGCTGGCAGCCAGGAGGCTGGGGCCGGGTTCCTGGCTGTGGAGCTGGAGGGCTACGTGGAGCAGATAGCCGTGTACGATAAGGGGCCGCTGCCCGTCTTCACCGTGTATACCCGCGAGATAGACGAGGACCAGGACGCCGTAGAGGCGTACCAGGTGATAGTGACCAGGCGCGGCATGAGGGTGCTTATCCCGGTCAACCAGCTGCTGGACAGGCTCGGGCCGGGAGAGTACACGGTCATAGGCTGGCTGGGTAGTGCCAGGGTCTTCCAGGCCACCCTGGTACTGGGCAGGGATAGCGCCGAGATAAGGGACCTGGTCTACGTGGATGAGCCGAGGACGGGCTGCAGCGTCCTCGAGAGCGTGCCCGGGTTCGACCTCTACCACGCACTCGTCTGCGGCGTGAACACGACCTCGCTAGAAGTGCTCCGGTCAAGAGTACTAGGCGGCGGGGAGCCTAGCCCCGAGTGGCTCGTGTGGAGGGTCCTCGAGTACGCCGATAGCAACTTCACCTACAACTACGACCGGGCTAACGCCGTCTATGGCACGGGCTTCCGCACCTATACCCCGCTAGAGATGCTGAGCCGCGGCTCCGGGATATGCGTGGACTACGCCGTGTTCGAGGCTGCTGCGCTGCTCGCTGGGGGCCTCCACGAGGCCTACGTAGTCACTATAGAGTGGGCTGAGCCTCCTGGCCACGCTGTGGCCGCAGCGCCCCTAGGCGGCACCCTGCTGGTGCTCGACCAGCATCTGCCGCCCATCGAGTGGCAGGACTACATGGAGTACGTGGCTAACTCTTCTAGCCCCGTGGCTGAGGTCAACCTATACCGCGTAGCGCTGCTAGGCAACGAGACAGTGGTGACCGCGCTCCTACAGACAGCGCCAAGCCTACCCGACACCTACCCGGAGGACAGGATAGACGAGAAACTAGCAGTGGACATCGTAGCCCTCGTGGCCAACGCCACCGGCATGGCTCCCGCCGAGCAGCTAGCCACAGTACTCCCTCTATGGAGCGCGTGGAAGGAGCTACGGCTCCCCGCTCTCCAGGAGGTCCCGGGCACACCAAGCCCGCCCATTGACGCTGCCTATACGCCGCTGCTCCGCGAGCAGTGGGCCCACTGGCTAGCAGGCCACGCTACCGATCTGCTAGAGAAGTACTACAGCAGCGCCGTGGAGGCCAAGGGCTCCTTCTGGCTAGCCCTAGAGCGGGGCGACGCGCTGAGCATACGCGTCTACGCTGTCCCCGGCCCAGTGCCCCCGGCAACGGTGAACACTACCGCGACGACGCTGACCATCCACGTGGACGTGGAGGATATCCCTCAGGTGGATCCGCTCAGGGACTTCCAGGTGCTGCTCTACACGCCAGACGCCAGGCTCTGTGCCGGGGTCACACCGCCGGGCTGGCGCTACACCAGCATACCCTACATAGAGGCATCCAGGTGGACCACGGAGGGAGGCGTGGTAACCATAGAGGTAGACCTGGCCAGGCTGGGTAGCCTAATCAGCGACTGCGGCCAGGAAGAGGTGTACCTCGCGATACTGTTCCGCGGCTACCCGGTGTACGTGTACAGGCTTGAAAACCCGGGCTAG
- the feoB gene encoding ferrous iron transport protein B: protein MERGQRECSIVAALVGAPNSGKTTLFNRLTGSSEFVANWPGATVDIKTAYLRADGSTLCIVDLPGTYSISGSGPEEEVTRSFLLENSPDVIVAIADATTLERSLFLPLELLEAFDNVVVVLTKADMLGEKGLRIDVEGLEKELGAPVVLVSALEGQGVDGLVEALRRPRRRSDDGRLLEKVLGDLKPYVDRLAGLLAEEGVEPGRARWLAVKLLEGYDWVPRYLEELLGPAGARRVVEEAERLRGELAARGLDPSLEFIKRRYEYASRLYERYVERVEGDDGGGGLSRLDLVFLNPLTGPLASLGFMLLVFLATYVIATGWPLDVLLERLGFEKAAEAVAEYSLSGLVAAAMDRLAGWVEGVIPHPVLARLIGEGVLSSEYGLGLVLTFVPLLAVLMALIAALEDSGLLPRIAAGVDRFFRRFGVSGKAIFPAMVSLGCNVPGVISTRVMDSVQEKRAVAFAIPLVPCSARLAVLLALAHVFFRSPLESALAVFTVYLISIASFLATLKLVTRIEGSEASEIVLELPPLKRPSLRVVWWFVWDKLRHFLVRAGTVIVAASIVLWLLANYGPAGYLGDVDGGASQSYAAAVGRLLAPYVEHLLGVDYDRAWRIGFGLLGGFIAKEVFLDSIAVVSPLDSATGEAEYATLAAYALEPWQALALMAAVTLYIPCMATLATIYSETRSARLALAALTYDLALATIVALAIRAFAAAM, encoded by the coding sequence TTGGAGCGTGGCCAGCGAGAATGCAGCATAGTAGCAGCGCTAGTGGGTGCCCCTAACAGTGGTAAGACTACGCTCTTCAACAGGCTTACCGGGTCGAGCGAGTTCGTCGCCAACTGGCCAGGCGCGACCGTGGACATTAAGACCGCCTACCTTAGGGCCGACGGCTCTACGCTCTGCATAGTCGACCTCCCCGGAACCTATAGTATCAGCGGCAGTGGCCCCGAGGAGGAGGTTACGCGCAGCTTCCTCCTGGAGAACAGCCCCGACGTGATAGTCGCTATAGCCGATGCTACGACTCTGGAGAGGAGCCTCTTCCTCCCCCTAGAGCTGCTAGAGGCCTTCGACAACGTCGTGGTGGTGCTGACCAAGGCCGACATGCTCGGGGAGAAGGGGCTACGCATAGACGTTGAGGGCCTGGAGAAAGAGCTGGGAGCACCTGTTGTGCTCGTCAGCGCCCTAGAGGGGCAGGGTGTCGACGGGCTAGTAGAGGCCCTCAGGAGGCCAAGGCGTAGAAGCGATGACGGGAGGCTGCTAGAGAAGGTTCTAGGCGATCTCAAGCCCTACGTGGACCGCCTAGCCGGGCTCCTAGCCGAGGAGGGGGTCGAGCCGGGGCGCGCCAGGTGGCTCGCCGTAAAGCTCCTCGAGGGCTACGACTGGGTCCCCCGGTACCTCGAGGAGCTGCTGGGCCCCGCTGGGGCCCGGAGAGTGGTCGAGGAGGCTGAGAGGCTCCGCGGCGAGCTAGCCGCTAGGGGCTTGGACCCGTCGCTCGAGTTCATAAAGAGGAGGTACGAGTACGCCTCCCGCCTCTACGAGAGGTACGTTGAGCGCGTGGAGGGCGATGACGGTGGCGGGGGCTTGTCTAGGCTAGACCTGGTCTTCCTCAACCCGTTGACGGGGCCTCTTGCTAGCCTCGGGTTTATGCTCCTCGTGTTCCTCGCCACCTACGTTATCGCGACGGGCTGGCCTCTCGACGTGCTCCTCGAGCGCCTCGGCTTCGAGAAGGCCGCGGAGGCTGTAGCGGAGTATAGCCTCTCGGGGCTCGTCGCCGCCGCTATGGATAGGCTCGCCGGCTGGGTGGAGGGCGTTATCCCGCACCCGGTGCTAGCCCGGCTAATAGGCGAGGGGGTCCTCTCCTCCGAGTACGGGCTAGGCCTGGTGCTCACCTTCGTCCCGCTGCTAGCCGTGCTTATGGCGCTGATAGCGGCGTTAGAGGACTCCGGCCTGCTGCCGCGGATAGCGGCGGGGGTTGACAGGTTCTTCCGCCGCTTCGGCGTCAGCGGCAAGGCGATATTCCCGGCCATGGTCAGCCTCGGCTGCAACGTGCCGGGCGTGATATCCACCCGGGTTATGGACTCGGTGCAGGAGAAGAGGGCCGTAGCCTTCGCGATACCACTGGTGCCCTGCAGCGCGCGGCTAGCAGTACTCCTGGCGCTAGCGCACGTGTTCTTCCGGAGCCCCCTAGAGAGCGCGCTAGCAGTGTTCACCGTCTACCTGATCTCGATAGCATCGTTCCTGGCGACGCTGAAGCTCGTTACCCGCATCGAAGGCAGCGAGGCTAGCGAGATAGTGCTGGAGCTACCGCCGCTGAAGAGGCCTAGCCTCCGGGTCGTCTGGTGGTTCGTCTGGGATAAGCTGCGCCACTTCCTCGTCCGCGCCGGCACGGTGATAGTGGCGGCCAGCATCGTGCTCTGGCTGCTAGCAAACTACGGGCCAGCCGGCTACCTCGGGGACGTGGACGGAGGCGCCTCCCAGAGCTACGCGGCGGCCGTGGGCCGGCTACTAGCACCCTACGTGGAGCACCTGCTAGGCGTGGACTATGACCGGGCCTGGCGTATAGGCTTCGGCCTACTAGGCGGCTTCATAGCCAAAGAGGTGTTCCTCGACTCCATAGCCGTGGTCTCGCCCCTAGACAGCGCTACGGGCGAGGCAGAGTACGCGACTCTCGCAGCCTACGCTCTGGAGCCCTGGCAGGCACTAGCACTAATGGCTGCGGTCACGCTCTACATACCCTGCATGGCGACGCTCGCCACGATATACTCTGAGACTAGGAGCGCCCGGCTAGCACTAGCAGCGCTAACCTACGACCTCGCACTTGCAACCATAGTCGCGCTCGCCATAAGAGCGTTCGCCGCAGCGATGTAG